The Mesorhizobium sp. AR02 genomic interval TCCTTTGCAGGTGGATTTGCGCCCGACGCGCTCACGCTGGTGGTCGCTCGGGCAGTTCAGGGCCTGGGCGGGGCGCTTCTCTTTCCCGCAACACTGGCGCTGATCAACACGAGCTTCGCGGAAGGTGCCGAACGCAACCGGGCGCTCGCGGTCTGGGGTGCGACGGGAAGCGGCGGTCTGGCGGCCGGTGCGATCATCGGGGGCGTCCTGACCAATGGCTGGGGGTGGCAAGCGGTCTTCTTCTTCACCGTTCCGCTGGCTTTGGGCGCTGCCCTGATCGCCGCGCCGGCGCTGCTGGCGCCCGATCCGGTGGGCAAAGGCCAGAGGCGGGGTTTCGATCTTCTGGGCGCGCTGGTTGTGACGGCAGCCGCGACGTTGCTGGTGTTCGGCTTGGCCAGCGGGCCTGAAGCGGGTTGGACTACGGCTCGCAGCGCCGGATCGCTTGTGGTTGGCGTGCTGCTGCTCTGTGCTTTCATTCTCATCGAGAAACGCGTGCGCGATCCGCTCGCGCCGTTGCGGCTGTTTGCCAATCGCAGCCTCGTCACGGCCATGAGTGTCAGTTTCTTTCATCACATGGCGCTGAGTTCCGGTTACTACCTTCTCACGACCTATTTTCAGAATCTGCTCGGTTACAATGCACTCGCGGCCGGCCTGGCATTCGTTCCGCTCGGTGTGCTGGCGATGATCGGTGGCGGGAAGGGCGCGGCACTGCTGCTCAACAATTGGGGGACACGCGCCACGATGTTCGCCGGCATGCTCATCTATGGGGTCGGGCTGGTGGCGATCGCTCTCGCCCTGTCGCCAGGCGGTTCGTATTGGGCCGTGCTGCCCGGCATCCTCATCTATGGTTTTGGTGGTGGCATCGCCTTTACCACGCTGTTTGTAGCCGCCGCTTCCGGAGTTGCCGCCAACGAACAGGGCGTGGCGTCGGCGCTGGGCTCGACCTCCCTGCAGATCGGCGCGGCATTGGGTCTGGCCGCCAGTCTTGTCGTCGCCAATGTCGGTTTGGGTGGCGAGGCAGCCAGCGCAACGGATGTCGTCAATGGATTGCGTATGGCGGGATTGTTCGCCGCCGCCGCGGTCTTCCTTGGCGCGGTCCTGGCTCTGATGCTGAAGCAGAATCCGGGGATACCCCAGGATGCCGCCACCACTGCCGAAGCTGCGTGATCAGTCCTCGGTCATGGGTGGTTTGAAGCGCGTCGCGTGGAGTCGACGCGCTTCAGGTGTTTGCATGCATTTGGCGAAATGTGTCAGGCGAGAACGGTCTGCAGCCGGCTCAGTTCGCCGATCTGGGCCATCGTCGCCTGGTAGCCGAGCTGGATTGCCTCGTCGGCACGATGGAATTCGGTAAGGCCGATATGGCTAAGCTTGGGCTGCAGCGACATGTCGGGCGGATCGCCGGCAAGCCTGGCGCGCGAAATGCGGTCCTGGATGATGTTGAAGGCCTCGACCATGACGCCGGTGATGCCGAGGCGTGTCTGATGCGAATGGTGCTCGGCGTCGACACGGCCGGCGCGCGGCGCGTCCTTTTCGACAACCAATTCGCCGGCGCTGTGCTTTATAACGGCGGCGCGGCCGAACAGATCGTAGTGGAGGTTGACCGCCACGACGAGCGGCTGCTCGTAGGCGCGGCAGACCGAAACCGGTACCGGATTGACCAGCGCGCCGTCGACCAGCACGCGGCCGTTGCAATTCACCGGCTCGAACACGCCAGGCAGTGCGTAGGATGCGCGCATGGCCGTGATCATCGAGCCGCTCGACAGCCAGATCTCGTGACCGGTGCGGATTTCCGATGCGACGCAGACGAATGGCTTGGGCAGGTCCTCGAATCGGACGCCGGCCACATGCTCGCGCAGACGCGCATCCAGTTTCATGCCGCCGAACAGGCCGCTGCCGCGCAGATTGAGATCGAGTAGGCCGAAGATGCGCCGCTTGGTGAGGCTGCGGGCAAACTCTTCCAGCTCATCCAGTTTGCCGGCGAGATAACAGCCGCCGACCAGCGCGCCGATCGAGGTGCCGGCGATCATCGAAACTTCGATGCCGGCTTCATCGAGCGCGCGCAGCACGCCGATATGGGCCCAACCTCGGGCGCAACCGCCGCCCAGGGCGAGCGAAATTCCTGTCTTCCTGGGAGATTTCGTTTCGGACGCGCCGCCGGAAGAGGTCAGGCCGTTGGCCTCCCTGACATCTGGTCTGCTACGCAATGACGCCCACTCGAGCATCATGATCTCCCTTGTCCCAAGGCTAATATACGGACGGGCCGTATCGAAATGGTGAATCTGTGTGGTTGGTGTGAGGCAGAAGGTTCAAGACGATGGCTTCCGATACGTGATTTCCGCATCGAACAGCGGCTTGCTGCCGTCGTCGGCAAGCGTCCTCTTGCCGTCGATCAGCCCCACCGTCCGATAAAAGCATGAACGCCGGCCCGTGTGACAGGTTGCGTCGTGGCCCAACACTTTCACACGCAGCCACAATGCGTCCTGGTCGCAGTCGGTCCGCATCTCGACGACGTGCTGGAAATTGCCGGAGGTTTCCCCCTTTTTCCAAAGCGCGTTGCGCGAGCGCGACCAGTAGTGGGCGATGCCTGTCTCCAGAGTCAGCGCCAGTGCTTGCGCATTCATATGCGCGACCATCAACAGCATGCCGTCTTCGGTATCGGTGACGACGACGGTGAGAAGGCCGGCGGCGTCGAAGCGCGGTGAGAATACCGCGCCTTCCTCCAGGGCCTTCTTGTCTGATGGAGCTTTCGGAAATTCCAGTGCCGACATCGCCGGTGTATCTTCCTGTTTGACCATGATCTTATCCGAAAACCGGTCCCTGTTTTTCGGGATCATGGCCTAGCGATATCGGCCTAGACGTTACGCCCCGCCGCGCACCATGGTGACAAAACGAACCTGCTCCTCGGGCATATCCTTGAAGACGCCAGTGAAGGTGGAGGTGAGCGTGGTGGATCCTTGCTTGCGGATGCCGCGCATGGCCATGCACATGTGCTCGGCCTCGATCATGACGGCGACGCCGCGAGGGTTGAGCACATCCTGGATGACGCCGGCGATCTGTGCGGTCAGCGCTTCCTGCGTCTGCAGGCGA includes:
- a CDS encoding MFS transporter, whose product is MDAFAALPGIVFRRMASLAQSLSKMPIPKRTRRLQHRPYAHLADQERAAEPMAGRLKMQKSLNQIDAGALSTPGSNVVAQPPRWSGLRLALLAFAQFIIAIDYNIVYVALPDIGRDVGFTTQSLQWVVSAYAVAFGGFLLLGGRAADRLGPRRMFILALVLYGVSSFAGGFAPDALTLVVARAVQGLGGALLFPATLALINTSFAEGAERNRALAVWGATGSGGLAAGAIIGGVLTNGWGWQAVFFFTVPLALGAALIAAPALLAPDPVGKGQRRGFDLLGALVVTAAATLLVFGLASGPEAGWTTARSAGSLVVGVLLLCAFILIEKRVRDPLAPLRLFANRSLVTAMSVSFFHHMALSSGYYLLTTYFQNLLGYNALAAGLAFVPLGVLAMIGGGKGAALLLNNWGTRATMFAGMLIYGVGLVAIALALSPGGSYWAVLPGILIYGFGGGIAFTTLFVAAASGVAANEQGVASALGSTSLQIGAALGLAASLVVANVGLGGEAASATDVVNGLRMAGLFAAAAVFLGAVLALMLKQNPGIPQDAATTAEAA
- the hisI gene encoding phosphoribosyl-AMP cyclohydrolase — its product is MSALEFPKAPSDKKALEEGAVFSPRFDAAGLLTVVVTDTEDGMLLMVAHMNAQALALTLETGIAHYWSRSRNALWKKGETSGNFQHVVEMRTDCDQDALWLRVKVLGHDATCHTGRRSCFYRTVGLIDGKRTLADDGSKPLFDAEITYRKPSS
- a CDS encoding patatin family protein, whose product is MMLEWASLRSRPDVREANGLTSSGGASETKSPRKTGISLALGGGCARGWAHIGVLRALDEAGIEVSMIAGTSIGALVGGCYLAGKLDELEEFARSLTKRRIFGLLDLNLRGSGLFGGMKLDARLREHVAGVRFEDLPKPFVCVASEIRTGHEIWLSSGSMITAMRASYALPGVFEPVNCNGRVLVDGALVNPVPVSVCRAYEQPLVVAVNLHYDLFGRAAVIKHSAGELVVEKDAPRAGRVDAEHHSHQTRLGITGVMVEAFNIIQDRISRARLAGDPPDMSLQPKLSHIGLTEFHRADEAIQLGYQATMAQIGELSRLQTVLA